A stretch of DNA from Candidatus Methylomirabilota bacterium:
TCAAAGCGATCCGCCAGGGCGACCTTGACCTGTTCGATCTGCGGGGCCATCTCGGGGGCCAGGCACGCCTTCTTGATGGTCTTGTGGTCTCTGTCCAGGCGTTTGGAAAACGCCCGTGCGGCGCACGATGCAGGGACCGATGCGTTGGATGCGGCGCTCCTAGGGCTCGGGGGGAGCCCGTTCGCCGGGGAGTTCGTAGCAAACCTGAACCTCAAGCAGCTTCACGAAGCCGGGCTGGTCGAGCTCGATCGCGAGGGTATCCTGCAAGCTGAAGTCGTGCTGCAGCGGTATCTGAAGGCGGCCCATCTCTAAGGTTTCCGAGCCCCGGCACTCTGGCACAGTCATTGGCGCAGAAGACGGGGGTTGCGATGAACCGAGTTGACATCGCGAGCAGGATTGAACACACGAACTTAAAACCTGATGCCACGGAAGAAGCCGTTGTGAAGCTCTGTCAGGAGGCCAAAGAGAACGGTTTTCACGGCGTGTGTGTCAACCCTTGTCGGGTGCATGTTGCAGCGTCAGCGTTGCGGGGAGCTGGGATACAGGTGTGCTCGGTTGTTGGTTTTCCGTTGGGAGCGCATACCTCTAGGCTAAAAGCTACTGAAGCGGGGGAGGCCATCACCAACGGTGCGACTGAAATTGACATGGTCATGAATATCGGCTGGTTCAAAGAAGGCAATCGAATACTGGCAGAACAAGATATCCGGGCGGTCCGCACAGCGATAAGTGAAAACACCATTCTGAAAGTCATAATCGAAGCTGCGGTATTATCGCAACGTGAGAAATGTGACGCAGCGAAGCTGGTCGTCCACGCCGGAGGCAACTTTGTGAAGACATCCACTGGCTTTCATCCTGCCGGCGGGGCAACCGTAAAGGATGTCAAACTCTTGAAATCTGTGGTTGGCAATGATGCCAAGATAAAAGCGGCCGGGGGTATTCGCGATGCAAGAACGGTTCTCCAAATGATAGGGGCGGGAGCCGATAGAATCGGCACGAGCTCGAGCGTAGCAATCATGGGTGAAATTCCCAATGATCGTCCAGTCGCCGGGTGATTTCGTCATACGCAACACCTGGGTTGGCGCGCTTGACACTCCGCAGACAGCGGGGGATACTGAAAGCCAAAAGCTGAGTTTGAGGGTTGGATCCCTGATGGAGGTATCAGAGCTTCAGGATGCGTACAGGGGTGTCGGTGAACCACGTCTGGTCCATTGTGCTAGTGATCGCCGGGTCCTATGGAGCCCTCCTGATTTTTTTGTACTTTTATCAATCACACCTGCTCTATCTGCCGAATCTTCCATCTCGTGACATTGTTGCCACCCCCGATATGGTGGGGCTTAGCTATGAGCCGGTAAAAATTGTCACCGACGATGGCGTGACCCTTGATGGCTGGTTTGTTCCTGTACGCCAGACGCGGGGCGTCTTGCTGTTTTTCCACGGCAATGCCGGTAACATCTCTCACCGCCTCGACTCACTCAAGGTCTTTTACGACCTGGGTCTCGCTACATTTATTTTTGACTATCGAGGCTACGGACGCAGCACCGGTGCACCGTCGGAGCAGGGCACTTATCGGGATGCCGCGGCTGCCTGGCGTTACTTAACCGAAGACCGGCGTATCGCAGCGAAAGACATTGTGTTCTTTGGCCGTTCGCTCGGTGCCGCCATCGCGGTGCAACTGGCGACCAAGCACACGCCCAAGGCGCTTATCATCGAGTCTGCCTTTACGTCCGTCCCCGACCTGGCGGCGGAGGTCTATCCTTTTATTCCTGCGCGGAGGCTGGCGCGATTTCGCTATGACGCCGAGACGCTTCTCCAGTCTGTGAATTGCCCTGTACTCATTGTGCATAGCCGGGACGACGAGATTATCCCCTTCGCGCACGGACGCAGATTGTACGCGGTCGCCCACGAGCCGAAGCAGCTCTTGGAGATCCGCGGTGGTCACAACGATGGGTTTCTCGTAAGCAGGCAAGACTATGTGGCCGGCTTGAATACCTTTATGAAAGTCCATCTCGAACAATGAACGGATCAACATCCGAATCCGCCACAGATAAATTTCCGGGCCCGTCCTCCGTCTAATCGAGTAGAATACAAAAAGAAGGATATTTGGGGTGATTCTCGTGCGAATTGAGGAGGAGACATG
This window harbors:
- the deoC gene encoding deoxyribose-phosphate aldolase; this encodes MNRVDIASRIEHTNLKPDATEEAVVKLCQEAKENGFHGVCVNPCRVHVAASALRGAGIQVCSVVGFPLGAHTSRLKATEAGEAITNGATEIDMVMNIGWFKEGNRILAEQDIRAVRTAISENTILKVIIEAAVLSQREKCDAAKLVVHAGGNFVKTSTGFHPAGGATVKDVKLLKSVVGNDAKIKAAGGIRDARTVLQMIGAGADRIGTSSSVAIMGEIPNDRPVAG
- a CDS encoding alpha/beta hydrolase → MRTGVSVNHVWSIVLVIAGSYGALLIFLYFYQSHLLYLPNLPSRDIVATPDMVGLSYEPVKIVTDDGVTLDGWFVPVRQTRGVLLFFHGNAGNISHRLDSLKVFYDLGLATFIFDYRGYGRSTGAPSEQGTYRDAAAAWRYLTEDRRIAAKDIVFFGRSLGAAIAVQLATKHTPKALIIESAFTSVPDLAAEVYPFIPARRLARFRYDAETLLQSVNCPVLIVHSRDDEIIPFAHGRRLYAVAHEPKQLLEIRGGHNDGFLVSRQDYVAGLNTFMKVHLEQ